In Candidatus Kryptoniota bacterium, the sequence TTGCGACACGTTACGATTTTCGCGGCTCGCCCGCCGAGGTCAACCTGGACAAGAAGGAAAAGGTGATCCATGTCGTAGCTGAACACGAGATGAGGATGGACGCGGTAATGGATATGCTGATGACTCATTTGATAAAACGAAAAGTCGACCCGAAGGTGCTGAAGCTCAAAGCTATCGAGCCGACGTCACAGGGTCATGTGAAGAGAGATATAACTATACAGGAAGGAATCGAGACGGAGATCGCGAAGAAAATTGTAAAGATGATCAAAGATGAGAAACTAAAAGTGCAGGCGGCGATCCAGGACGAACAAGTCCGTGTCAGCGGCAAGAAGATCGATGATCTTCAGGATGTGATTAAGATGCTTCGCGGCCACGACCTCGGGATACCGCTCCAATTTGTCAACATGAAAAGTTGAGCCTCAAAAATGCCGTTTCATTTTACATCGGTAAGAAGTCCGGAAGGGCTGACGATAATCGAACCGTACACGTTCGGTGACGAACGCGGGTTCTTCATGGAGACATATCGTCAGGATGAGTTTGCGAAAGCGGGCATCGAAGACAAGTTTATCCAGGACAACCATTCGAGATCCGCCAAGGGTGTGATTCGCGGACTTCATTATCAGGTAGACCCGAGCGAACAATCGAAGCTGGTCCGGTGCGTTCGGGGCGAAATATTCGACGTGGCGCTAGATCTGAGGATGAAATCGCCGACTTTCGGTGAATGGTACGGTCTGGTTCTCTCTGAAGAAAACAAGAAGATGTTCCACGTTCCGAGAGGTTTTGCCCACGGCTACTCCACGCTCTCTGATATTGCGGAGGTGGTTTACAAGGTCGACGAGTTTTATTCGCGTGAAGACGAGCGCGGAATCAGATTTGACGACCCGAAGCTGGCAATCGAATGGCGTGTTTTCAACCCGGTAGTCTCCAGCAAAGACAAAGCGCTGCCTCGGTTCGACGAGAAAGGCGAGTATTTCTAAAACGAATCCATAACTCTTAATTTACGATTTATGATCCATATGGTGTCAGGGGAAATTGATTGACGAATAAAGATGGAATTGAAGACGGACGGCTCTCGCCGGGTGACAAATCTTGAATTGTAGACTATAAATGTTCGTTCAACGTGAAATTCAAATCGCTACACGTCGGCATTCTGAAATGCACGATCTGACCGAAAGAGTACAGTCGATAGTTTCTGAATCAAAGATTTCTGTCGGCACCGTAAACGTTTCTGTTGTCGGGAGCACGGCTGCAGTGGGAACAATAGAATTTGAGCCGGGACTGGAACGCGATCTGCCGGAACTTCTTGACAGGCTGATACCGCCAGGGAGAAACTACGGGCACGAACAGGCGTGGCACGATGGAAACGGACACTCGCATTTGCAGGCGACGATGCTCGGGCCGAGTTTAACTCTGCCGATAAGCGATGGAAGATTATTAGTCGGGACTTGGCAACAGATTTTTTTGATTGAGCTGGACATCAAGCCGCGGAACAGGGAAGTAGTCGTGACGGTTTATGGAGAATGAAACGGAAAAATTTTTATGATGTGCAAATCGAACTGCCGAGGGGCTGAAGCGACATGGGAGAGATGACCGCAAGGTTGATTTCTTAGGCAATGCGGGTTAGTTTGATAAAGTGGAAATGGCACTGTTTGTAACTTGGGTGACTGAAACTCAACACGTTGCAAAATTTGGGGGCGAACAATGAAAACTGAAGCAACTACGACGGTGCTGGCACAAATCCTCAAGGACTCAGATTACAATCTTTCCATCTTTGCAGACGAGGACATCAAAGGGTTGGAAGCAAAAATCACAGTAGTGAAGAGCAAACCTTATGTCGAGTGTATAATTCGTGAAAAGGATGTCCAGCTTAAGCCGGAGGAAATTGTTCGCCAGCTTTACACAATGAAGTTGATGAAGGATTATGGTTATCCTAAGAAACGCATCAGGTTTGAGCATCCCGTGCAGTTTGGAAGGGAAACAAAATCGGCTGACATTGTGGTCTTTGACAGGGACAGGCCAACTGTCGAGTATATCATCGTAGAGGTTAAAAAGCCCAAACTCAAGGACGGAAAGGAACAGCTCCGTTCTTATTGCAACGCGACCGGGGCGCCTATTGGTGTCTGGACAAACGGCGGCCAGATTTCTCACTATAACCGCAAAGACCCCAATTTCTTCGAGGACATTACGGATATTCCCAAATCAGATCAGACTCTCCAGGATATTTTGAAGGAGCGATTCACGCTCAAGGATTTGGTGATCCGGGACAAGATTCCTAACGAAGGGAAATCGCTCAAAGACATCATAACTGAGATGGAAGACGAGGTACTCGCGAATGCGGGCGTCGATGTGTTCGAAGAAGTGTTCAAGCTCATCTTCACAAAACTGTATGACGAATACCTCAGTCAGAAAGATAAAGCCGTCATCAACTGGAATCTAAATGGTGCTTCTGCTCCGAGGGTTTCAGAGCGCCGCCGGTCCACCAGCAGGAACAAGAACGATTCATTCGAGTCGATGAAAAAGGTCGTCGAAAGGATTGACGATACCACGTTCCGAGTGCTTGAGTTTAGAAACACAGGGCAGTCAGAAGGGGATTTGAAAAATAAGATTCAAAGACTGTTTGACGATGCGAAGCAGAAATGGCCGGGTGTATTTCCGGACAGCAGCAAGATTGATCTCAGCCCTTCTCATCTTTCCGTTTGCGTTGCAAGTCTTCAGGACATCAAGCTGTTCAATTCAAACCTGCAGGTGATCGATGAAGCCTTCGAATATTTAGTGAGCAAATCGGCGAAGGGAGAGAAAGGCCAATACTTCACTCCGCGCCACGTGATAGACATGTGCATCAAGATGCTTAACCCGAAACCAGGTGAGTACATGATAGATTCGGCAGCTGGCTCCTGCGGGTTCACGGTACACACGATCTTCAAGATTACGGGCCATCTCTTCGACAGCAGGGATATATCCGAAGAGGAAAAGAAAGATGTGTTGAAGGTGTTCGGGATCGATTTTGACGAAAAAGTCGTGCGTGTTGCCAGGACGCTGAACCTGATAGCCGGCGACGGCGAGACGAACGTTCTTCACCTCAACTCTCTCGACTACGACAGGTGAAACGAGACCGTTAACAACCGCGACTGGTCGGCGACGTATGGCTCAGGGTTCAAGAGGTTGGAAGCGCTCAGAAAGGATCCAAGCGGATACAAAGAATTCAAGTTCGACATGCTTATGGCAAATCCACCATTTGCTGGCGACATAAAAGAATCTCGCATCATTCACAAATACGAGCTCGGCTATAATGAAAAGAATAAGCCGAAGTCGAAAGTTGGGCGCGACATCCTGTTCATCGAAAGGAACCTTGACTTGATAAAACCAGGCGGCCGGATGGCGATAGTCCTGCCCCAGGGAAGGTTCAACAACACTTCGGACAAAGAGATAAGGGAATTCATTTCTGAACGCGCACGCATCATCGCCGTGGTTGGCTTACATGTGAATACTTTCAAGCCTCACACAGGAACGAAGACGAGCGTTCTGTTCCTGCAGAAGTGGGACGAAAGGCTCTGCCCGAAGAAGGAAGACTACCCGATCTTCTTTGCCGTATCGGAAAAGTCCGGCAAGGATAATTCGGGTGAGTATGTCTATGTCAAGAACGGCGAAGGCAAACCCAAATTAGATCTAAACGGACACTTCATAGTGGATCATGACCTCCACGATCAGGGAGGGGAGTTGCCAAAGGGAATTGCGGAAGAGTTTGTCGAGTGGGCGAAGAAAGAAAAACTGAGCTTCTGGAAGTAATCAATGAAAGTCTCGGTTGCTCGATTTTCTGAATCCTCAAGAAATGATAGAATTGACTCTGAGTTCTTCAGGGACGATTACGTCAAAGACGTATCGATGGTCTCGGGAAAGCGGTGTGATAGTATTAGGTCGGTCGCTTCTGTTTCGGATGGGAATCACTTGAAAATCGCCGAAGAGTTTACCGACTCTCCTGGAGTAAGGTACCTGCGAGGACAGGATCTATCTACGGATATGGTATTGAGTGATAGGAACGTTGTGTTTATTCCAGACGACTTCTTCCGTAGGCTCAAGCGTTCACACATATTTAGAAATGATATTCTGATTACAATTGTTGGGGCGAACACGGGCCTTGTTGGCCTAGTTTTCTCACCGCCGCAAAAACTCGTCGCAAGCTGTAAACTCGGAATAATCAGACCCACGAAGAGTATTCTTCCCGGCTATCTTTATTCGTTTCTCGCAGGCAGGTATGGCCAGAGCCAAGTGTTTAGGTCAATTCGCGGAGGTGGTCAGACTGGTCTGATTTTGCCGGATTTGAAGAAACTTGTGGTCGTTCGATTCGAAAAAGAGTTTGAGTGTCAGATTCACGAAGTTGCCACAAAGGCGCACTCCATGATTGCCAGTTCAACCCAAGTGTACAAGGCCGAAGAGCAACGTCTACTGAAGCTGTTAGGGTTTGCAAATTGGAGACCTCGAAAGCAACTCTCATTCGTCCGGAATTTCTCCATGTCGACTGAAGGTCATCGTATCGACGCCGAGTACTTCCAGCCAATGTACGATGAGACTCTAAGAACAATTAAGAATTACAGACACGGGTTTGGATTCGTATCGGAGTTATTCAAATCAAACAAAGCCGGTTTCAAAGTAAAACGGGATGCACTGTATCAGTATGTGGAAATCGGCTCGGTAGATACTTCTTCAGGACAAATCGAGCCACTTTCTTTGTACGAAAAAGATTTGCCGGCAAATGCAAAAATCAAATTGAATAAAGGTGATCTGATAATTTCGAAGGTTCGCACTTATCGAGGTGCGGTTGCGATTGTCCAGAGTGACGACCTCATCGGAAGTGGAGCTTTCACTGTGTTGCAGGAGTCCAAGAAAATTAACAAAGAGACAGCTTATGTGTTTTTTAAGTCTGCTCCCATTTTAAACCTGTCTTTGAAGTATAATGCAGGCACCTCATATCCCGTTATTGACGAGACCGACATTTTAGGTTTACCGTTTCCGCTTATTCCTGTCAAGGTACAGCAAGCTATCAGGTCCAAAATTACAGAAATGTATGAAACCAGGGCACTCTCAAAGCGTCTTCTTGAGATTGCCAAGCGTGGCGTCGAGATGGCGATTGAAAAGAATGAGAAGGAGGCGGAGATGTGGATGAATAAAGAGCTGCAGGCGATAGACAAAGGGCAACAATAGAATTGCTCTACTACGGCATCAAACCTGAATCGCTCGGTCAACTCGGAGTTTTGGGTCGTCAAATATGTCAGTGTGAAGAAAGAGTTGTTGAACTGAAGGTCAAATTCCTGAGACCCTACGGAGTGGCTTATCTCGACCAGATGATGTTATACGACAAGGGTGCTCAGAGGCGGAAAAATCTCGTCTCCACTTACCCGAATGTTAATCGATACTTGAAGCAAAGCGGTTTCAAGCACCTCCATCCGAAAGCGATCTGCGATAAGCCATTTCCCCAAGAGGACATCATCAAGGTAAAGAGGTTTAAAGGAGAACCTCTCGATGTGGAGGCTGCTGTGGTAAGGTGGTTAAGGAAGGAGGTTATCCCTTGTCTACCCACATTGTCTCCGCGCGTACACAAGCAAATCGTGGAGAACCTCTGGGAAATCGTGCATAATGGACTAAAGCACGGCCACGGAACACATGGCGTCACTGCCGCCGGGCAATTTTATCCGAAGATGGGTTACTTTGAAATCGCATTCTATGATAGGGGATATGGCATTCCGGGTCGGGTCAGGGACTTTGGAGCTCTTGGCGGAAATAGTCCTGATTCTGATTGCATCACTTGGGCGTTAGAGAAAGGTCACTCAACCGAACCGGTCGACCAGTCGGCAGGACTGGGTTTGCATCTTTTGCGCCAATTCCTTATGCTGAACGGTGGTTTGCTTCAAATTGTGTCGGGAAACGGATACTTACAGCATTCAGGTGGGGATTTAATGCCTATTCATACCGAGACAATGCGAAACTCTATTGACGGGACTCTCGTTAATATTCGTGTAATTTATGACGATAAACTATATAAGATGGCAGGAGAAGATTTATGAACACAATACGAGTTGTTAAACTGTTCGATAATCCTGTCTTGCTCGCTCCCGAAAAGGGAGAGGAGCTTTGTACGAAGATCAAAGCTGGTCTGAAGCGTTTCGGAAATGTGAAGGTTGATTTCGCGGGGTACGAATTTATTTCGAGTGCGTTTCTCAACAGGGCATTCGGGCAGCTCTGCATCGACTTGGACCTGGATACGGAGGAGTTTCACGAGAAGGTACAAATTATGAGTCTGAGTCAAGATGATGTTGACGACCTTGAACTTGCAATTGACAATGCGCAATTCCGCCGCAAACTTATCAAGCAGGGCGTTACAGATATAGGAGAATATTTCGCGTCACGACTTCCCGCGTAGGTGCTACGTGGCGATAGTCGTGGACGGATTGAAATTGGTGGAATCAAAGAGGAGGCTTTCCAAGGAAGCCTTTTTTGTTGATACGAATGTTGTAATAGATTTCAAAGACCCCTTTGGCAGGACAAGCATTGACCGCACCATTGAGAGACGACACGGTGAGATTTCAAGCATAGTAGGTTATCTGAAGTCATCCGGGATCAAGAGCCTAA encodes:
- a CDS encoding secondary thiamine-phosphate synthase enzyme YjbQ; the protein is MFVQREIQIATRRHSEMHDLTERVQSIVSESKISVGTVNVSVVGSTAAVGTIEFEPGLERDLPELLDRLIPPGRNYGHEQAWHDGNGHSHLQATMLGPSLTLPISDGRLLVGTWQQIFLIELDIKPRNREVVVTVYGE
- a CDS encoding restriction endonuclease subunit S, which encodes MKVSVARFSESSRNDRIDSEFFRDDYVKDVSMVSGKRCDSIRSVASVSDGNHLKIAEEFTDSPGVRYLRGQDLSTDMVLSDRNVVFIPDDFFRRLKRSHIFRNDILITIVGANTGLVGLVFSPPQKLVASCKLGIIRPTKSILPGYLYSFLAGRYGQSQVFRSIRGGGQTGLILPDLKKLVVVRFEKEFECQIHEVATKAHSMIASSTQVYKAEEQRLLKLLGFANWRPRKQLSFVRNFSMSTEGHRIDAEYFQPMYDETLRTIKNYRHGFGFVSELFKSNKAGFKVKRDALYQYVEIGSVDTSSGQIEPLSLYEKDLPANAKIKLNKGDLIISKVRTYRGAVAIVQSDDLIGSGAFTVLQESKKINKETAYVFFKSAPILNLSLKYNAGTSYPVIDETDILGLPFPLIPVKVQQAIRSKITEMYETRALSKRLLEIAKRGVEMAIEKNEKEAEMWMNKELQAIDKGQQ
- a CDS encoding YajQ family cyclic di-GMP-binding protein — translated: MPSFDIVNRVDLQEVDNAINNTKKEIATRYDFRGSPAEVNLDKKEKVIHVVAEHEMRMDAVMDMLMTHLIKRKVDPKVLKLKAIEPTSQGHVKRDITIQEGIETEIAKKIVKMIKDEKLKVQAAIQDEQVRVSGKKIDDLQDVIKMLRGHDLGIPLQFVNMKS
- a CDS encoding STAS-like domain-containing protein, which encodes MNTIRVVKLFDNPVLLAPEKGEELCTKIKAGLKRFGNVKVDFAGYEFISSAFLNRAFGQLCIDLDLDTEEFHEKVQIMSLSQDDVDDLELAIDNAQFRRKLIKQGVTDIGEYFASRLPA
- the rfbC gene encoding dTDP-4-dehydrorhamnose 3,5-epimerase; translated protein: MPFHFTSVRSPEGLTIIEPYTFGDERGFFMETYRQDEFAKAGIEDKFIQDNHSRSAKGVIRGLHYQVDPSEQSKLVRCVRGEIFDVALDLRMKSPTFGEWYGLVLSEENKKMFHVPRGFAHGYSTLSDIAEVVYKVDEFYSREDERGIRFDDPKLAIEWRVFNPVVSSKDKALPRFDEKGEYF